A portion of the Oreochromis niloticus isolate F11D_XX linkage group LG10, O_niloticus_UMD_NMBU, whole genome shotgun sequence genome contains these proteins:
- the dbn1 gene encoding drebrin isoform X4: MAVNLGKNRLALLTAYQDVIDETTDTDWALYTYEDESNDLKLAASGGGGLAEITLTFDSGRVMYGFCSLKEPTAALPRYILINWVGDDVADARKCACASHVATIADFFQGVEVIINASSLEDIDPMAIGQRLTNGTAAVASPVLSRLKTRDEEHADVGTVYEKTNAEVEMKKINRQEFWEQAKREEEMRKEEEKRKVAEERQRFEEERMELERKEQENREKRYREREQQIEEHRKKMQEEEEAKERLRNQTPVAAEPSIEDLNLDKKESEVEEAKAIIAQRSGNPREFFKQKERAMTISVDTSPVSIHRSADNDDEVSTERNMATVSPIPKIVTTPIKEDYSRDEEEDRADEWDSVPKQDQKPPVQESTPTKPVQSVAPQARDSSGVSACESGTDSLVDLWDGSSAPPANAAQPAQSSNLVDLMGDVLHDDLPPSTAAASGRPQPLLSFDEMMDGTFCSGTGAEDDPSSLVDVTGSDQMTLSYQHALQHASGEGQELDDGQLLMTNGEALLKEGTQASEGYFSQSQEEEFGTSEESSAKPAPVFYNKPPEIDITCWDTDPVVDDEDD, from the exons GGCCTTGTACACATACGAGGATGAAAGCAACGACCTGAAGCTGGCGGCGTCCGGAG GAGGCGGCCTGGCAGAGATCACGCTGACCTTTGACAGCGGCAGGGTGATGTACGGCTTCTGCAGCCTGAAGGAGCCCACCGCCGCTCTGCCACGATACATCCTCATCAACTGG gTTGGAGATGATGTGGCAGATGCCAGGAAGTGTGCCTGTGCCAGCCATGTCGCCACCATCGCAGACTTCTTCCAG gGGGTGGAGGTCATCATCAATGCCAGCAGTCTGGAGGACATCGACCCCATGGCAATCGGGCAGCGCCTGACCAATGGGACGGCAGCAGTGGCGAGCCCGGTCCTGAGCCGTCTGAAGACCCGAGATGAAGAGCACGCAGACGTG GGCACGGTGTACGAGAAGACCAACGCAGAggtggagatgaagaaaatCAATAGACAGGAGTTTTGGGAGCAGGCCAAG CGTGAAGAGGAGatgaggaaggaggaggagaagaggaaggtGGCGGAGGAGCGGCAGCGCTTCGAGGAGGAGCGAATGGAACTGGAGAGGAAAGAGCAGGAGAACCGAGAGAAGAGGTACCGCGAGAGGGAGCAGCAGATCGAGGAGCACAG AAAGAAGatgcaggaggaggaagaggccaAAGAGAGGTTGCGAAATCAGACCCCCGTA GCAGCAGAGCCGAGCATCGAGGACCTCAACCTGGACAAGAAGGAATCTGAGGTAGAG GAAGCGAAGGCCATCATCGCTCAGCGGTCAGGAAACCCTCGAGAGTTTTTCAAGCAGAAGGAGAGAGCCATGACCATCAGTGTGGACACCTCGCCCGTCTCCATCCACCGGAGCG CGGACAATGACGATGAAGTGAGCACAGAGCGCAACATGGCCACCGTGTCACCCATTCCTAAAATAGTCACCACGCCCATCAAAGAAGACTACAGCAGGGATGAGGAGGAAGACCGCGCAGACGAGTGGG ATTCGGTGCCAAAGCAGGACCAGAAACCTCCGGTCCAGGAGTCGACGCCCACCAAGCCCGTGCAGAGTGTCGCCCCGCAGGCCCGCGACTCCTCCGGTGTCTCTGCGTGCGAGTCCGGCACTGACAGCCTGGTTGACCTGTGGGACGGCAGCTCCGCCCCTCCAGCCAATGCCGCCCAGCCCGCCCAGTCCTCCAATCTGGTGGACCTAATGGGAGATGTTCTCCATGACGACCTCCCGCCCAGCACTGCTGCCGCCAGCGGCCGGCCTCAGCCACTCCTCAGCTTTGACGAGATGATGGACGGGACTTTCTGCTCGGGTACTGGCGCCGAAGACGACCCGTCCAGTTTGGTGGACGTGACGGGCTCTGATCAGATGACCCTGAGCTACCAGCATGCACTGCAGCATGCATCCGGGGAGGGCCAGGAGCTGGATGACGGACAGCTGCTGATGACCAATGGGGAGGCTCTGCTGAAAGAAGGCACTCAG GCGAGCGAGGGCTacttcagccaatcacaggagGAGGAATTCGGGACATCAGAGGAGTCCTCGGCTAAACCCGCACCGGTCTTTTATAACAAGCCACCAG agatTGACATCACGTGCTGGGACACGGACCCCGTGGTTGACGATGAAGACGACTAA